The following coding sequences are from one Virgibacillus necropolis window:
- a CDS encoding sodium:solute symporter family protein — translation MAWYLSYIIIYFILMFAMGFYYFFKIKTYDDYLIGGWNTGFWPIVGTIVSTWCGAAVFIGWVGMGFTVGLSGFFKFALPGILFCLLLIVAFAGPLRRQRLYTLADLFGERFGGKSGIIPSILSAFVYSVPTLALQMVGMSTIFNITLGIETNIAIALSFALILGFTVLGGLPATIITDALQSIIVIIGIIVLFVASIFYAGGFENIIANTPFELISPLGPEGFSEILLYALSVGPFYLVWQSTWQRIFASKNERVAKRAGVTGFVIAGAISVLPFSIGVIARQYVPLDLDPDLLFSYVTAELLPPAVGGIVFIGLLAALMTGATSFILQGSSNLTRDLYQRLMKPNADNKQLMFTARLTVVIISVLGLIAAYFVTDIASAYQWALRLSATVLVFPFLAVMFWKKVTKAGMLWSMSLALIATLAWPFLEIGIDHTIFGFAVSIISLIGVSLVTQHDQTEQVRAVYWDDLDSANK, via the coding sequence ATGGCATGGTATTTAAGTTACATAATTATTTATTTTATTTTAATGTTTGCAATGGGTTTCTACTATTTTTTCAAAATAAAAACCTATGATGATTACTTAATCGGGGGTTGGAATACAGGTTTCTGGCCGATTGTAGGTACAATAGTCAGTACTTGGTGTGGTGCTGCAGTTTTCATTGGCTGGGTAGGAATGGGCTTTACAGTAGGACTTTCTGGATTTTTTAAGTTTGCACTACCAGGCATTCTGTTTTGTCTTTTATTAATCGTTGCGTTTGCTGGGCCATTGAGAAGGCAAAGACTTTATACATTAGCTGACTTATTTGGTGAAAGATTTGGTGGAAAATCTGGTATTATACCTTCCATTCTCTCCGCATTTGTTTATTCTGTCCCAACTCTTGCTTTACAGATGGTTGGAATGTCTACTATTTTTAATATCACTTTGGGAATTGAAACAAATATAGCAATTGCCTTGTCTTTTGCACTGATATTAGGCTTTACTGTTTTAGGTGGGTTACCAGCAACGATTATAACGGATGCTTTACAATCCATCATCGTAATTATTGGGATTATTGTTTTATTTGTAGCTAGTATTTTCTATGCTGGTGGATTTGAAAACATTATTGCCAATACGCCTTTTGAATTAATTAGTCCGTTAGGTCCTGAAGGGTTTAGTGAAATACTGCTATATGCTTTATCTGTAGGTCCATTTTATCTTGTTTGGCAATCAACATGGCAACGTATCTTTGCTTCGAAAAATGAAAGAGTTGCGAAAAGAGCTGGGGTAACTGGATTTGTAATTGCTGGGGCTATTTCTGTATTACCTTTCTCTATCGGTGTTATTGCTCGCCAATATGTTCCATTAGATCTGGATCCTGATCTGTTGTTTTCCTATGTAACTGCAGAACTTTTACCTCCAGCTGTTGGAGGCATTGTTTTCATTGGTCTGTTGGCCGCACTAATGACGGGTGCTACTTCCTTTATCTTACAAGGCAGTTCTAACTTAACAAGAGATCTATATCAACGATTGATGAAACCGAATGCAGATAATAAACAACTCATGTTCACAGCACGACTAACGGTTGTTATTATCTCCGTACTGGGTTTGATTGCTGCTTACTTCGTTACTGATATCGCGAGCGCTTATCAGTGGGCCCTACGATTATCAGCAACCGTATTGGTTTTTCCATTTCTAGCAGTAATGTTTTGGAAAAAGGTTACAAAAGCTGGGATGTTGTGGAGCATGAGTTTAGCATTAATTGCAACACTAGCATGGCCATTTTTAGAAATTGGAATCGATCATACAATATTTGGTTTTGCAGTGTCCATTATTAGTTTAATTGGAGTCAGCCTAGTGACACAGCATGATCAAACAGAACAAGTTAGAGCCGTTTATTGGGATGATTTAGATTCTGCAAATAAATAA